A DNA window from Chryseobacterium sp. MEBOG06 contains the following coding sequences:
- a CDS encoding T9SS type A sorting domain-containing protein yields the protein MFTITALSCSVSFYSQLVGSDVQLWEKANPTLREASKCKDENLLNFHCSIKDKLFKKYIKYSKNKSHTLTAVHRSKEDELIWENTDEKISLGNNSYKTGGKKNVEIRKKPSIFSYLATADSDHEKSDSLKIKFEDQNLYEMVFLPRKARSLDLNKIHSYLSIKYGISLEKGKYYSSDGKIIWDPEQHKEYKYKPTGLGRDNGNELYQKQSSNQADLFLTIGKNSIERTNVENQAIFDNNQFVIWSDDNKDLALKNDGSLDVLQKNWEISFIGNKVSKTDYSVRILKETVNPRSLPTAYWMLLKKPDGSIQKIQGVENEYYIFFNKVDFLNDFDSGDTAHFTFAVSPLKDQKRESTNPIQNSGPGSSINSSELSLELTKINLYPNPVKKGQIFTVTFPSMDGLEISIYDGTGRLVKLDNIDRKSNHYTGQLDVQSAYIINLTQNKKIIKTFKLIVD from the coding sequence ATGTTTACGATAACTGCTTTATCGTGTTCTGTCTCTTTTTATTCTCAATTAGTGGGATCAGATGTCCAGCTATGGGAAAAAGCAAATCCGACGCTTCGTGAAGCTTCAAAATGCAAAGATGAAAATCTGCTTAATTTCCATTGCAGTATTAAGGATAAGCTGTTCAAAAAATATATAAAATACAGTAAAAATAAAAGTCATACCCTTACGGCTGTTCATCGCTCCAAGGAAGATGAATTAATCTGGGAAAATACAGATGAAAAAATATCTTTAGGAAATAACAGTTATAAGACTGGAGGGAAAAAAAATGTGGAAATTAGAAAAAAGCCAAGTATTTTTTCATATCTGGCAACGGCTGATTCTGACCATGAAAAATCGGACAGTCTGAAAATTAAATTTGAGGATCAGAATCTCTATGAGATGGTATTTCTGCCAAGAAAAGCCAGGTCCTTAGATTTAAATAAAATTCATTCCTATCTTTCTATTAAATACGGAATCTCTCTTGAAAAAGGGAAGTATTACAGTAGTGACGGGAAAATAATCTGGGATCCTGAACAACATAAAGAATATAAATATAAGCCTACAGGATTGGGCAGAGATAATGGTAATGAACTTTATCAGAAACAATCATCCAATCAGGCAGATCTTTTTTTAACTATCGGGAAAAACTCCATTGAAAGAACCAATGTGGAAAATCAGGCGATTTTTGATAACAATCAGTTTGTAATCTGGTCAGATGATAACAAGGATTTGGCTTTGAAAAATGACGGAAGTCTTGATGTTCTGCAAAAAAACTGGGAGATCAGTTTTATTGGCAATAAAGTTTCTAAAACGGATTATAGTGTCAGGATTTTAAAAGAAACGGTAAATCCGAGATCTTTACCTACTGCTTATTGGATGCTTCTGAAAAAACCTGATGGAAGTATACAGAAAATTCAGGGGGTTGAAAATGAATATTATATATTCTTCAATAAAGTTGATTTCCTGAATGATTTTGATAGCGGAGATACGGCCCATTTTACTTTTGCCGTAAGTCCATTAAAAGATCAAAAAAGAGAAAGTACAAATCCTATTCAGAATTCTGGACCCGGATCATCAATCAATAGCAGTGAATTATCTTTGGAACTGACTAAAATTAATCTTTATCCAAACCCGGTTAAAAAAGGACAGATCTTTACGGTTACTTTTCCGTCAATGGACGGGCTTGAGATTTCCATTTATGATGGCACAGGAAGACTTGTAAAGCTGGATAATATAGACAGGAAATCCAACCACTATACCGGGCAACTTGATGTACAAAGTGCTTATATCATCAATCTTACCCAAAACAAAAAAATTATAAAAACTTTCAAATTAATCGTTGATTAA